The sequence below is a genomic window from Patescibacteria group bacterium.
TTAACCTGACGAAAAATAGGCCCGGCTATGGGATTATCTATTTGTTTTTCAATAGCTTTTTTTAAACTTTTTAAATTATTGGCTACCTCATTTATTATATTATCATCATTTATAGTCCACTCTGGATAATAAAGTTGCAGTAGGCTATGGCGAATAATAGCGTCATCAGATTTCATTAAGGCTCGGTGTATAGCGATATAAAGTTGAGTATTTTTTACTTGTTCACTAACTTCTTCTTGGATATAAACCTTATCCTTCAAAACAGAATAAGCAAATTCAATTAAAGCCTGTTGCTTATGGGGTGGAAAAAAGGCCTGCTCAATTTCAACTGAAGCCATACTTAATATCCATTCATTAAACTCGAATCTTTTCTGGCCTTTTTCCAAAAAAGAGCTCTGTCGCATTAATTTTATATATTTAGCAAATATTTTTTCTACCCTTTCCACTAAACTTTCCGGGACAGTGTCATTTTTTAAATAACCAGCTCGAATTAATTCAACAATTAAACTTCTGATATTAAAAGTTTCAATCTTTCCTTGGTTAAGCCAGCGAGTTAAAATTCTCTCAATAGCGTTTTTTCTTAAAAGGTGCTCATCTTTATAATCAATAGCTATTCTAATTTTTTCATAGAGAAATGCCATCTTTGAAATAGTGGTGGAAACATGGATCTTAGGAGATTTAGGATCTTGCCATTCTTTATTTTTTTGAATTTCAAAAGCGCTAATCAATTTTTCTACAGCTGGTTTTAATTCCTTGCTTTGATTTATTTGATTATTTTGATTATCATTTTTTTGTTGAAAACTTTGCTTGAAGTTATCAAATTTATTTTTTTCTGGTAAATACATAAATTATGAAAAATATACTTCTAGTTGGTCATTTAAACATAATATTTTAATTTTGGCAATACTTTTAAAAAAATTATATAATAAAAGCATGAATAAAAAACAAACTTGGTTAGTAATATTTGTAATTATTATTACCTTGCTCAGTCTTTTTTTGAGATTTTATAATTTAGGCTTTCCCGAAAAAATTACATCGGATGAACATTATTTTGTAAATTTTGGTCGCGCCTATGTTAGTCAGGAATTTTATCATGATGTGCATCCACCTTTGGGCAAGTTTTTTATTGCTCTGGGCATAAAAATATTTGGCGATAATGCCTTAGGCTGGCGTTTTTTTACGGCCTTATTTGGCAGTCTTTTGGTACCCTTAGGTTATTTATTGGCCTGGAAAATGTTTAATAATAAATTTATAGCCGTTTCTTTTTCTCTGTTTATACTTTTTGACGGTCTGTTTTTTGTCCAGTCACGCTTAGCCCGGCTAGACACTATTTATTTATTTTTCTTATTTCTAGCTTTCTATTTTTTCTTTTCTTTTTTGAAAAGCCATAAAGACAAAGAAATTTATTTAATTTTGTCGGGTTTATTTTTGGGCTTTAGCATAAGTACCAAATGGGTGGCTTTGGCCGGCGGTTTGTCTTTTTTAATAATCTGGCTTATTAAAAAGAAAGAAATAAAAAAATCAATAATTTGGTTTTTATTTTACCTGGTTTTTATTCCTTTGGCTATTTATTTTTTAATTTGGCAGATTCATTACGGATTAATAAGTACCCAGCCTATTACTTTTTATGAAAATTTTAAGATATTAACTTATCACCAGGGAATTAAAGAAGTACATTCTTTAGGTTCGCCTTTTTGGTCCTGGCCTTTAATGATTTATCCTTTCTCATATTTTATAGAAAAAAGCGAGCAAGTAATAAAATATATTACGGATTTACCTAATCCATTAATCTGGTGGCCGGCTCTAGTCGGGTTTTTATATGGCTTTTTTAAATTTAGACTTAAAGACAAAAAATTTAATATTATTTTAATAATTTTTGCCAGTCATTTTCTACCCTATCTTTTTATCTCTCGCTCGCTTTTTCTTTATCATTTTATTCTGGCGGCTCCTTTTTTATGGCTGGGATTTTTATATTTTTTAAGTAAGTTTTGGTACCAATCAAAAAAAAGCAAAATTATTATTTTAGGTTATTTTGCTTTAGTTATTATTTCTTTTGTTTTTTTCTATCCGGTTTTAATCGGCCAGCCATTATCCACGAGCAGTTTTAATTTAAGATGGTGGCTAATTAGCTGGTTTCCTTTGGCGGTCTAATTTTTTTTACATTAAGGAAATAAGCGGCTAAATAAGTAGCGATCGGTATGGCTAAAATCAGGCCAATACTGCCGGTTAGGGTTCTGACAATTTCGGTGGCAATAACTTCATGGTTAATAACATCACCAAAACTTAAAAAAGGCGGTTCATTGACTGTAAATAATAAAAGCAGCGGCAAGGAGGCACCGGCGTAAGCTAAAAATAGAGTATTAACCATAGAGCCCATATGCGATTTTCCCACTCGAAAGGCTCGTTTAAATATTTCGCGCCTGCTTAAATTAGAATTAGCCTTCTTAATTTCCTGACAGGTAGCTATTTGGCTGATAACTACATCATCGAGAACACCCAAGGCGCCAATAATAATAGCGGCCAAAAGAAGTCCTTTTAGATTAATAAAACTGCGGCCGCTGGCAATTAAAAAGAGTGTTTCTTCCTGGGCTAGACCGGTTAGTTTAGCTAGATCA
It includes:
- a CDS encoding phospholipid carrier-dependent glycosyltransferase, encoding MNKKQTWLVIFVIIITLLSLFLRFYNLGFPEKITSDEHYFVNFGRAYVSQEFYHDVHPPLGKFFIALGIKIFGDNALGWRFFTALFGSLLVPLGYLLAWKMFNNKFIAVSFSLFILFDGLFFVQSRLARLDTIYLFFLFLAFYFFFSFLKSHKDKEIYLILSGLFLGFSISTKWVALAGGLSFLIIWLIKKKEIKKSIIWFLFYLVFIPLAIYFLIWQIHYGLISTQPITFYENFKILTYHQGIKEVHSLGSPFWSWPLMIYPFSYFIEKSEQVIKYITDLPNPLIWWPALVGFLYGFFKFRLKDKKFNIILIIFASHFLPYLFISRSLFLYHFILAAPFLWLGFLYFLSKFWYQSKKSKIIILGYFALVIISFVFFYPVLIGQPLSTSSFNLRWWLISWFPLAV